The DNA window TCACCGGGTGCTCGACCTGGAGACGGGTGTTCATCTCCATGAAGTAGAGTTCTCCGCCCTCATCCATCAGGAACTCGAGCGTGCCGAGCGTGGTGTAGCCCGTCTCCTTCATGGCACCACGAACGATGTCGCTCATGGTGATGCGCCGATCATTGGTCATCGAGGGGCTGGGGGCCTCTTCGATCACCTTCTGGTGTCGGCGCTGCAGCGAGCACTCGCGTTCACCGAGGGTCCACACCTGTCCGTGCTGATCGGCCAGCACCTGGAACTCGATGTGTCGCGGCTCCTCGATGAACCGCTCCAGGTAGATGTTCGGGTTCTTGAACGAGGCAGAGGCCTCGCGTGTGGCAGTGTCGAAGGCACGCGCGAGTTCGTCCTCCTCCCGGACCACGCGCATGCCGCGGCCCCCACCGCCACCCGCCGCCTTCAGGATGACCGGGTATCCGATCTGTGCAGCCTCGCGCGCAGCCTCTACCGCATCCTTGAGGACGCCAGTGCCGGGCAGGAGAGGCAGGCCGAAGCGACGGGCAGCAGCGCGCGCGGCGACCTTGTCTCCCCAGGTGCGCATCGCTTCGGGTGTGGGACCGATGAAGGTCAACCGACACTTGCGGCACACGTCCGCGAAGTGAGCGCTCTCCGAGAGGAAGCCGTAGCCGGGGTGGATGGCGTCAGCGCCCGTGACCTCGGCAGCGGCGATGATCTGAGGGATGTTGAGGTAGCTCTTCGCGGCATCGGTCGGACCGATGCACACGGCTTCGTCCGCAAAGCGGACGTGGAGGGCACCAGCATCCGCTTCGGAGTGGATGGCGACGGTACGGATGCCGAGAATGCGACTCGCGCGGATGATGCGCATCGCGATCTCGCCCCGGTTGGCGATGAGGATCTTCTTGAACACGAAGGCCCCGCCGTCAGGTCGGTCGTACTTTGAAGAGTCGCTGCCCGAACTCGACCGATTTACCGTTCTCGACGAGGATCTCGACGATGACGCCAGCCTGGTCGGCCTCGATCTCATTCATCAGCTTCATGGCCTCGATGATACAGAGCGCCTGGCCCTCGCGGATGGAGCTGCCGACCTCCACGAAGGGAGGCGCGTCCGGAGAGGGTGAGCGGTAAAATGTACCGACGAAGGGTGACGTGACGAAGGCCGTCTTCGCGTCGTCGGCTGCAGGTGCCGCAGGAGCGGCGACCGGGGCGGATGCGGTGGGGGCGGCTGGAGGGAGAGCTGGCGCGTACCCCCCTGCCAGGGGCTCGGCGACCACCCGACGAGCTCCGCGCACCAGGCGGATGCGGGCGTGCTCGTCCTCGAACTCGAACTCGCTCACATCCCGCTTTTCGAGGAGGCGGAGTAGCGCGCGGAGCTGATTGAAATCGATGTTCATGGCTAAGCGGACGTCGGCCGGGGACGTGCGGCGAGACGGGTTCCTCACCCCGCTTCGCCCGACCGTCGGGTGAGCACCCCCTGGGCCGAGGCGCCCCCCGTTCAAGCAGAGAGGCGCTTCACCTTCAATCTCTTTCTTCCAGCGCGGGCGAGGTCATCTCCCAGCGCGCGAACGAGCCGTCCACACAGAGCACGCTGACCCTGACCAGAGCCAGCATCACGCCCGTCGATCATCGACGAGCGTGGTCACGGCGTGGAGCGGACGACGTTCTCGCGGTCGGCCGAGACGGTCGAAGTGGTGACCAGAAACCTCGAGGCCCCTGGGTCCCTCGCCTCTGCCGGATCGCGCTGTCAGGACAGCTCTTTCAGGAGGAGCGGTACCTTGGTCCGGAGCATGTACCTCGCCTTGCCCATGTTCGCGTCGGGCGACATGGAAAAGGCCACGAAGTAAGCGTTGTTCACGACGCGGATCAGCGTCGTCACCTTCTCCGCCTGGATCGCGACCTCGGCCGTGGGGCCTGCCTCGAGCATCTCTGCTGCACGCTGGATCGACTTCAACACGACGCTGAACTCCGCGCCGATGGTGCTGATGTCGAACTCGGCGCCGTTTCGCGAGTAGCTGTCGACCGCGATGCCTTCGAAGTCCATGAGGAGTGTCGCGATCCCACCCTCGGTGTTCTCGACGATCTCCTTGAGCACGGCCTGGAACATGGCGCCGAGACTACCCAAGAGCGACGAGATTGGGAAAGGAACCGAACGAGGTGACGCCGCTCCCGTCTCCGGCAGGGGGTCGAAGCGCACCGGGAGGGGGGGTAGAAATGCGGAGGAGGAAGGCAAAGGTAGCAGCGACCTCCGGGGATCTTTGTCTCTTGCATCCGGACCTCAGCCGGGCGATTGCCGCACCAAGGGGCCGCTCCGCGCTGCATGCCTTGACCCTCGTCCCAGCGTGCGGCTAACGTGCATGCCGTCTCCCCGTCACCCGGCATGAGCACGGGCGGAGGGTGGACGATTCCTCCGGCAAGAAGGCGCGGAGGTTCGCGCGTCATCGCTGCCAATTCTTCATCGTTCCCAACGAAGAACAGGACGGCCCACTTTCTATGCGTGCGCGAGCAGGGGATCCCCCCCGCACGATGCCCCAGAAGATCCTCGCCGGGCGAGCGACGGATCCGCAGCTTCGGGGTGATCTGGTTCAGGTCAAGGTCGATCAGGTGATCCTGTCGAGAGCGCCGACCCGTGCGCTCTCGGAGGCCCTCGCAGCCGGCATGAAGAAATCGCCGGTCGAGGTCGCCGTCGCCTACGATGGTACCTGCATCACCGATGCCACCTCCATGGCAGACGCCGAGTCAGGCAGCGCGCAGAGCGTGTCGCCTGACTTTCCTGCCTACAATATCCCCATCGCCCGGCCTGGGATCGGTTTCCCCGCCCAGGTTCACCTCGAACGCTTCGCGGCCCCAGCGCGGCTGGCCCTCACCGACGATCCGCGGCTCGCCACGGTGGGCGGGATAGGGATGCTCTCTCTGGTCGTCTCGCCGAGCCAGCTCGGTCAGGCGCTCGCGACCGGCTCGGCATGGCTCAGGCCACCGCGCAGCGTCCAGGTCCACCTGTCGGGGAAGATCCGTCCCTTCGTCTGCGCGCGCGACGTGGCCTTGGAGCTGCTCCGCCGTGGGCTCGACGAGGTCGTGCGCCGGATCGAGGCCGAGTTCGGAGCGCCCGTGGTGCTGGAGTTCGCGGGACCGAGCGCTCGTCTGCTCTCGGTCGGTGACCGAGCCGTGCTCTGCGGGCTCGCGCCGCAGGTCGGAGCGGCCGCTGCGCTGTTCGTGAGCGATGAGAAGACCGAGGTCTTCCTGCGAGATCAGCGTCGGTCCAAGGCGCATCGCGCGCTCATCCCCGACCCGGGGGCCCCTTGTGAGGAGGTCGTCTCGCTGGATCTGGCGGCAGTCGACCCGCTGCTCCTCGACGAGGAGGGGGTGGTGCGCCCGGTACGCGATCTCGCCGGCAAACCCGTGGGTCAGGTGGTCCTCGGAGGGGACTCCGGGGCGACGTTGCGGGACATGCTCGCGGCTGCGCTACTCCTCAAGTCGAAGCGTGTCCCGTCGCGACTCGACCTGCTCGTGGCGCCTCCCTCGCGTCAGGTGCTCGAGGTGCTCGCCCAGTCGGGTGCCCTCGTCGATCTGGTCGCCACGGGCGCGCGGATCGTGGAACCGGATCATCGGGTGGTGAGCAGCGAGATCTACCCGCCTCCGAAGGGAACGCTGTCCCTGCGCACAGCCGACCCAGAGCCACGACGCCCTGGGACGCCATCCTTCGTCGTGGCTTCGGCGGAAACGCTCGCCTACGCGGTGGCCACGGGAACGGTCGGAGATCCTCGCTCGTTCAAGCGGCCAGTGCGTGTGACCGTCCCGCGAGCCCTGCCGACCGACGATGTGCTCATTCTCCGCGACAAGAAGGGTTCCGATCTCGCTTCCACGAAGAAGCCCCCCGCGCCGCCTCCAGCCCTCGGGTGGAAGAGCGCCGCCACACTCGACGTGCATGAAGGCATTCCGCGCGCGGCCGCCGCCCTCAGCCCCTCCGTGACGGGCCCGAGGTCGGCCGGAGATACGACGGCACGTCCTGGGTCAGACGCCGGGGTAGCGCTGCTCCTGTCGTCACTCGACGAGATCCGCATCGCTGTCGAGCGCGTCCGCGAGCTCGGCGCGGTCCGCGCCATCCTCTCGCCGTTCGTCCCGAGCACGGCGGTCAGCGTGTTCGCGAGCGAAGGAATCGCATCCTTCCGCATCTCGGCGGAGCAGCTCGAGACCATCAAGGCGCAGAAATCCCTGGCACTCCCTGCCCCGGCGCAGTGGGGCGACACGGTCGCTGCGACGCTCGGCGAGCAGAAGGTCGAGCTGACCTGGCTCGCCGTGGGCGCGGAACGCGCATGGACGCACGCCGGAACAGCCCGTGAGCCGGCCACCAGCGCCAAGCCCGCACGCTGACACCCGTTCTCCCCTATCCTGGGCCTGGCTCCCCTGCCCTGCTTCGACGTGGCTCCCGGTGAGATCCCCGGGGGAGGCGCTCAGCGCTCCCCTCGGATGACCTCTCACTGCGGAGACTGGGATTCTCGGTTCCTCACGGTATGGCGCGCACCGGACTCGGTGGTCGCACCATCTTGATGGCCCGGGTCAGATCCCTGAAGCGGACCTCCAGCTCGTTGATCTGCATCTCCAGCACGATCAAGCGCTTCGTGATCTCGTCGAGCCGGGCCGACGATTTCGCCAGCCGATTGGTCAGATCACGTCGCAGATCCTCAGCCGCTTTGTTCTTCTCGATCGCACGCAGGTTACGCCGCAGCTCTTCGCTCTGCTGGGAGAGCCTCGCCTGCTCGTCCTGGAGAGCGTTTCGCTCGTCCACGGCGGGACGCAGTTTCCCTCTGATCTCCCATGCCTGTCCGAGGGACTGGACCACCGCTGCCTCGGCACGCGGGTCCTTCAAGTAGGCCTTCACAGCGTCATCTGCCAGCTGACTCAGCCAGTCGACGCGCTGGTTGTAGGTCCTGCGTTCGTCCACATCGAGCACGGCGGTCCCGCGCGCTGGCACCGAGATCGGTATCAACGCGCTGCCCGTACCCAGGTTGTCCTCGGTGTCCTTCGGGGGATTGTGGAGCCGGGTCCCGTGGAGCCGCGGGTGCTTGACCAGCGTCTTCGCCGCCGCATCGCTCCCGTTGCGGATCGCGTACTTCGTGTGGATCACCCAGTCGCGCTCGATTTCGATCTCTCCTGACTCGATCTTCGCCAGACGCGCTCCTTCCGAGCTCTCCTGGCGGTTCGTGTCCACGGCCAGGCTGCGCTCCAGGGCGAATGGCACGGTGGTCGTTGCTCCAGGCGGGAGGGGGTCGACCATGCCCTGACCGAGGAATGCGCCAGCTTCGAACACGGCGATCGGGCCTCGTTCGAGCAAGCCATTCGTCTCGTTCTTGAAGCGAGCGACGCGGAACGGATGGCTGGACGAGTCAGGGACGCCTCCATCCGGCGCGAACAGGAAGATGGACTCCCCGGAGACTTCCCGGGCGAGGAGCAGCACCATCGTCGCGCTCTTGTCGGGAACATCGACGGGGAATGGCAGATCGTACCGCGTGTTTCCCCCCTCCATCGCCACTGCGGCCAGGGCGCTCATGTTGCGGGGAGCTGCTGGCATCGCCTGCTGGGATGCCCCTGCATCATAGGCGTGCTGGGGTGCCATCTTCATGGACGGGCTCGGCGCCCGCGGAGGCTCTCGCCGCGCCCGATCTTCGGCCTTCTTTTGCGACTCGGCCAGCCCACGACCGTAAGCCCCGGTCGCAGCCCTACCAGGCCTCATCGGGGCCCCTCCGCTCATGTCGTCCCCCTCGGCCATCTCCTCGTCCTCGAGCATGGGCTCCGGCGGCGGCGCGGGCGGCGGCGGTGGTGGCGTGGCTTGCGCGAGAGAGGTCTCACTGGTGGGCACAGATGCGATCACTTCGCCTCGATCCGTGACCACGGGACGCTCGGGGATGGCGGGCTGATCGAGCGTGGCCTGGAACGCCAGCGGCGCACCGGCGACCAGGGTCAGGCGGACGTTCTTCCAGTCCTCACCCGAGAGGTTCTGCACGATCCCCCACGCTTGGAGATGCGCCGTCTTTGCTCCGCTCGCCTCTTTCTGCCCAGGAGACGACGCCTGCGCGCTGGTCCCGCTCCCTTTCAGCACCAGGCGGTACGAGGGACGCCACACGGGCGTCTCCGCCACATAGCCCACGACGAGATCATGCTCACGGCCATCCAGGGTGAGCTTCACTGTCTCCAGGCGATCCTTCTTGCGCGGTCCGCCATCGCGGGGAGGCGGTGGCTTGAGCAGCACCTCGAAGCGCGGATCCGGCGCCGCATCGTCTCCGTCGTCCCCCGGCTCGGCCACCTCGACGGGAAACGACGCACTGCGGACGCTGCTCCCTCCGGCCTCCATCACGGCGAGCGTCGCCAGGAAGTCACCGACCTTCTCCTTGCGTACCCGGAACGTCACCTGCTCCGCGTCGACGCGCCCCTCGCGCTCGAAGTAGGCGACACCGTTACGGTAGATCACCACCCGTCGGAGCCCCAGCCCGGTCGCCTCGACATCGGGTCCTCGCGCGCACCCTGCGCCGAGCGTCAGCGCCGCGAGCGCCACCAGACCGCGCCCCGCGCGCGCAAGTCCATATCCTCTCGTCATGAAAGCCATCCTCGTCATCGGTTGTCACGTCAAGCGGTGTCAGCCAGCCTGCGGCGTCGCCGACACGACGCGCCAGTCAGGAGGCAGGTCGAGGAATCCCTCGTTGCACAGAAGCTCGTACATCCCATCGCAGAGTTCTCCGCAGATCATGCTGAAGACCTGCGGGTCAGTGATGAACTGCACCGTCTCATCACGATCGGAGCCCGCCGTATCCGCCAGGCGCGCCACGAGCGGATCCTCGACGGCTCCGACCAGACGCACCATGATCGCGCGCTCCATCGCCGCCCGGAACCGCGGGAACGCCTCCTCGGCGATCTTGTAACTGTATGCTCGTCCTTCCTGCGTCTGCCCTCGCTCCACGACCTCTGCAGAGATCGCGCCGACTTCGGCCGACAGCACGCGCCGCATCACGTCGACGAGCACGGTGTTGAACGCCCCGACAATCCGCCGCAGCTCCGTGGAGCGGCGGGAAAGGAAGGCGTCCTGCATGTCCTTCGAGATCTTCGCGAGCAGCTCGAAGGAGCGCTCGCGCACCTCGTCCGAGGCAAAATCGAACCCACCAAGCTCCGCTTGCAAGCGGTTCCGATACCGCGCGAGCAAGTAGAAGATCGCCTGTTCTCCGTGATGGATCACCTTCATGCCGCCATCGCGGCCGCGCGTCTTGCCGTGTAGCTCCGATTGAAAGAACAGGCGTGCGAGCTTGCGGTGGATCCGTTTCAAGCGCCCCTCCACCAGCAACGAGAGGCTGCCCGCGGGAAACACCCGCCCGAGCAGCCGACGCAACGTGCGCTCGTGGGCAGCTCGGATGGCCTCTCGGTCTCCCGAGGCGCGCTCCTGCGCGGCAGCTTGGAGCCGGTGGAGCTGTTCCACCACCGTGGCCGTCACCTCGTCCAGCTCGGGGTTGGTGGCCAGGTCGGCCCGGTAGTGGACGATGCGGGCCTGGAGCTGCTCCTCCAGAAGCCCCAGCGCCATCTCTGTGATGTGCTGCTTGAGCGCCTGGCTGACGTGCTCGCCCACGCCTGGCGGCGGAGGCGCGATGGTCTCCGTGGCGGCACGAGTCGCACCGGCCGTGCCTTCAGCGCCCCCCGCTCGGGCGCCATCGGGCGGCGGACGCGGTGCTTTCACAGCGAAACCGCTCATGGGGGGCGCCAGCATACCGGAAGTCGACCGCGCTGTACGCTTTTGGCGCTATCGCCCAACTCGGGGTAAGACGGCCCCATGCGTACGGCCCTATCGTCCAGGTTCCTGATCGGCGCGCTCGCGCTCGCTGCCTTCTCGGCAGGCTGCTCGCGCGAAGGCACGAGCGGGCAGCCGACCGGCCCCTCGACCACGAGCCCTGCCGCGGCCCCCGAGGCGTCCGACCCCAGCTCCCAGCCCTCTGCCACCGCTGCTCCGAACGCCTCCACCACGGCATCTGCCGCCGCAGCAGCAGCGCCTGCCACGAGCCCCGGGGGCGCGCCTGGGAAGCTCAATGTGCTGCTCATTTCCATCGACAGCATGCGCGCCGACATGCCGTGGGCCGGCTATCCCCGTGACATCGCACCGAACCTCACCAGGTTCGCGAAGGAAGCCGTCAGCTACTCACGCCATTACGCGGTCTCTTCCTACACCGCCATGAGCATCGGCGGGCTGCTCGCTGGCCGCTATCCGAGCGAGCTTCAGCGAAGCGGCTACTTCTTCAGCGCGTATCCCGACGAGGAGCTGTTCTTCCCGGAGATCCTGCAGAAGGCTGGCGTGCGCACGATGAGCGCGCAGGCGCACTTCTACTTCAACAAGAACAAGGCCGGCTTCCACCAGGGCTTCGACATCTGGGACATCACGCCGGGGATCTCGGCGGACAACACCACCGATCGCAACATCACGAGCCCCCAGCACCTCGAGCTCGCGCAGAAGCACCTCTCGGACAAGGCGAACACCGAGGGCACCTTCTTCGCGTTCTATCACTTCCTCGATCCGCACGACATGTACATGCAGCACGAGGGCATCGAGAGCTTCGGGAAGAAGGCCCGCGATCTCTACGACGGCGAGATGAAGTTCACCGATCTGCACGTCGGCAAGCTCATCGATTTCGTCCGAGCACAGGAGTGGGGCAAGCGCACCGCCATCGTCATCACCGCCGATCACGGCGAGGCATTCGGAGAGCACAAGATGTATCGCCACGGCTTCGAGCTGTGGGACGTGCTCACCCACGTCCCGCTCCTCATCCATGCCCCCGGGATCACGCCACGCCGCATCGATACGCCGCGCAGTTCCATCGATCTCGCTCCCACCATCCTCGAGCTCTCCGGCACCCCGACCGACACCAAGTTCCAGGGCCAGAGCCTGGTCCCCGAGCTGTACGGCAAGGAGCCCGAGGCCCGCGACGTGATCCTCGATCTCCCTCGCACCAGCGACAACGACCGAAAGCGTGCGCTGATCCACGATCGCTACAAGATCATCGCCTACGGCGACGATGACGCCTTT is part of the Chondromyces crocatus genome and encodes:
- a CDS encoding sulfatase — protein: MRTALSSRFLIGALALAAFSAGCSREGTSGQPTGPSTTSPAAAPEASDPSSQPSATAAPNASTTASAAAAAAPATSPGGAPGKLNVLLISIDSMRADMPWAGYPRDIAPNLTRFAKEAVSYSRHYAVSSYTAMSIGGLLAGRYPSELQRSGYFFSAYPDEELFFPEILQKAGVRTMSAQAHFYFNKNKAGFHQGFDIWDITPGISADNTTDRNITSPQHLELAQKHLSDKANTEGTFFAFYHFLDPHDMYMQHEGIESFGKKARDLYDGEMKFTDLHVGKLIDFVRAQEWGKRTAIVITADHGEAFGEHKMYRHGFELWDVLTHVPLLIHAPGITPRRIDTPRSSIDLAPTILELSGTPTDTKFQGQSLVPELYGKEPEARDVILDLPRTSDNDRKRALIHDRYKIIAYGDDDAFAVYDLVDDPGETKDLQRDKDKKDVVEQMKARYKERSTNIIDVCPKMREKLKGRKKSKPC
- a CDS encoding aconitase family protein, whose product is MPQKILAGRATDPQLRGDLVQVKVDQVILSRAPTRALSEALAAGMKKSPVEVAVAYDGTCITDATSMADAESGSAQSVSPDFPAYNIPIARPGIGFPAQVHLERFAAPARLALTDDPRLATVGGIGMLSLVVSPSQLGQALATGSAWLRPPRSVQVHLSGKIRPFVCARDVALELLRRGLDEVVRRIEAEFGAPVVLEFAGPSARLLSVGDRAVLCGLAPQVGAAAALFVSDEKTEVFLRDQRRSKAHRALIPDPGAPCEEVVSLDLAAVDPLLLDEEGVVRPVRDLAGKPVGQVVLGGDSGATLRDMLAAALLLKSKRVPSRLDLLVAPPSRQVLEVLAQSGALVDLVATGARIVEPDHRVVSSEIYPPPKGTLSLRTADPEPRRPGTPSFVVASAETLAYAVATGTVGDPRSFKRPVRVTVPRALPTDDVLILRDKKGSDLASTKKPPAPPPALGWKSAATLDVHEGIPRAAAALSPSVTGPRSAGDTTARPGSDAGVALLLSSLDEIRIAVERVRELGAVRAILSPFVPSTAVSVFASEGIASFRISAEQLETIKAQKSLALPAPAQWGDTVAATLGEQKVELTWLAVGAERAWTHAGTAREPATSAKPAR
- the accB gene encoding acetyl-CoA carboxylase biotin carboxyl carrier protein, producing the protein MDFNQLRALLRLLEKRDVSEFEFEDEHARIRLVRGARRVVAEPLAGGYAPALPPAAPTASAPVAAPAAPAADDAKTAFVTSPFVGTFYRSPSPDAPPFVEVGSSIREGQALCIIEAMKLMNEIEADQAGVIVEILVENGKSVEFGQRLFKVRPT
- the accC gene encoding acetyl-CoA carboxylase biotin carboxylase subunit → MFKKILIANRGEIAMRIIRASRILGIRTVAIHSEADAGALHVRFADEAVCIGPTDAAKSYLNIPQIIAAAEVTGADAIHPGYGFLSESAHFADVCRKCRLTFIGPTPEAMRTWGDKVAARAAARRFGLPLLPGTGVLKDAVEAAREAAQIGYPVILKAAGGGGGRGMRVVREEDELARAFDTATREASASFKNPNIYLERFIEEPRHIEFQVLADQHGQVWTLGERECSLQRRHQKVIEEAPSPSMTNDRRITMSDIVRGAMKETGYTTLGTLEFLMDEGGELYFMEMNTRLQVEHPVTELVTGVDLVEQQIRAAAGERLRLPDTRPWSFRGHAIECRINAEDPRTFTPWPGHITEYHAPGGGGVRVDSGVYGGWRVPSAYDALLAKVITHGPNRAEAIAKMRCALDEFIIGGIRTNIPLHQALLRDPEVIEGRMSTRTIERVVARGF
- a CDS encoding roadblock/LC7 domain-containing protein — encoded protein: MFQAVLKEIVENTEGGIATLLMDFEGIAVDSYSRNGAEFDISTIGAEFSVVLKSIQRAAEMLEAGPTAEVAIQAEKVTTLIRVVNNAYFVAFSMSPDANMGKARYMLRTKVPLLLKELS